The window TTCCCGTTATAGCCTGTTTGATGGGACTGGGAAAAAAGAGGGCCACGTTCATTTGTGAATTGGCTTGGATGGTGTCCAAAACCTTTTGGCCCGATACGGTGTGCCCATAGGCCATTAGCATTACTGCAATGATGACGTTTAGTGTTTTCATGATCTAGGTATTAAGAAAAATTGATAATGGTCGGAAATCTGAACTTTAACGGTACGTTGATCACGCTGAAATATGCGTTTGATCCCATTGAACTGGGGCACACCCGGCACATTGATCTCTCCAAGGCCCTCATCCAAAGACCGATCCACCACTTCACCCAGCAGATGGTTCTTCACATAAATCCCTTCCTGCCCATCCTGGGCATCATAGGCTTGCATATCCATAAGGGTTGTCCCCAATCGGGTAAGTTCCACCATCACCCGGTTGGGCCTTATCTTTACAAAGCCATAGAGGCGGGTACCTCCTGGCATCCTTTTCCCATCCACAACATAGTCATGGGCGAGTCGCAAGTCCAATCGTTGTCCATCCCGAAGGGTCTGGTCCCCATCCACATACACCTTGGCCACAGCAGTAGTTGGTAAATTTCCATCGGAACGGTTCCTTTTTGGATTGGAGGCAAAGAACAGTTGATGTACCAATCCTAGCTCCGTTTCCGTCCTTGGGGAACCCATTGTCAACTTTTCATCGTCTACCTTTACCTTCTTTACAGTCCCCAACCTGGACATTACGCCTGCATCCGACACAGAAACTTTTTTCGCAGTAAAGGCATTGGTATCAAAGACACTGTCTATGATACGCTGCTTTTCATATTCCATATAATCGGGATTGAAATACCCTTTATCATCCACCATGTGGTCGGGATACACTTGTGGTGCCGTGGATTGTTTTTCCACCTTGATGGCTTCCACGGCTTCCAGTTTGGTTTCAAACTCCACCGAAGTGTCCTCCAGATCCGGCATGGGGATCCTCCCTACATCAAGGCTTTCCTTTTTTGGCTTACCAAAAGTGACGATGCTATATATGGTGATAAAGAGTACCATACATGCCAGTACCAGCACAAAAACTATTTTATTCTTCTGTGTTTTCATGAGTTTCTAGTTTACGAAGTGAGTTTTCAAAAAAATCAGTGATCAACAATCCATGAGGATTATGGGGAAAATTCCGTTCCACCTGGATCAAATGTCCCGAGGTCACCAGTTCATAGGTATCGGTGACGGTTCCCCGATTGATCCGTATGTGCAATTGGGTCCTAAACGCAAAGGAAGACCCATCCCAATCCAGCTCTGTATCGATTCGGATGACCTCTTGCACAAGGGAATATTGCAACAACCGGTTATAGAAACCGTCTGCCTTTTTCTGTTGAAAGACAGCACCAACGGAGGCATTGCCCAACCAAAGGGCCTTCTCCATGTTCTTCTCATAACTGCCGGCATCCACCCCATAAAACCACCTATGAAACTGTTCCAAATGGGCCAGGGCCTCCACTTCCAGATGATCTCGTTGTTCGGCCCAGGAAAGCGGTATGACCTCCCCTTCCCCATTGACCACGAAGGCCCCGTTCAACGATTCACGGTATATCCTGCCCACTAGGACCATAGCAACCATACAGACCAAACCCGAGGCGATAACCACGCCAAGAACCACAAAACGGTTGAGCCGCAGCACATGAACAATACTTTTAAAAGGTGTTTTCATAGACTTCAATTTAACCGGTGAACAATCGAAGGGTAAAACTGGTCGCCCTTCGGTACAATTTAAATTTGAGCAAGACAATAAAGCCAATGGTCCCGAGTTCAATGATGGAGGCAAAGAATTCACGCCCAAAATCAAAACCAAAGAGGTTCCCCCAGAAGTTGGTACTGATCTCCGTATAAAGGTTGTTGACGAAGACATTGACCAAAAAGAAGGCGGGAACCAGCATATATACTGCTGCATAGAGCTTGAAATAATTATAGGCCAATGGCCTGAACTTTTCAAAGACGGCCAAGCTGATGACCAAGGGAAAAAAGGCCTGTAGGATCCCCAATAGGAAATATCGCTCTGCAAGGAACAAAGGATAGATGAACAGGTCCATCAACCAAAGAATGACCCCGATGATAAAGGCCAAGACCTTTAATCCGTACAAAGGAGTGACCAAGGCCTCATACAACAGTGCCATGGCTTTCTTGGCGGCTTCCAAGGCACCCACATCCCGTTCCAGGTCCACATCCTGCAACTGTAATGGGAGGAGTGCCGGAGCCGTGTCCCGGTATTGGGCCTCAATGGCCACCAGGATCCCATCGAACACTCCCAATACCTCAGTGGAGAAAATGACCAAGAGCACCACCAAAAAATTCTTGGCCAGTTCCGTGGGGGTCAACCCCCAGGTATGGCCATCGGTGGAAGCTATTCCCTCATTGTATTTCTTCAAAATATTGATCAAAAAAAACAGTACGGCCAGGGTCTTCATCCCCACAATGGTATATTGGGAGAAATCACTGTCCTTGATGGTCTGGAAGACGGCATCCACATATTCCAATCCTATGCCCAAAAAGATTCCCGCCATCAGTAATTGGTTTCCCGGTTATTGATGATATCCTGCATACGCCGAAAGGAGATGATTTCCCGGTACCTTCGTGTCTTGACCTCCAACTCGGCCACCATTTCCTGCGACTGCACTTTTTTTTCCATCAAAATGGCCGTGCGCTCCGCATCGGACATCTTCAAAAAATCACTGGACAAAATCTGGTTTACAAAATCGAGATCATCAATGGCCGTATCCATGATCTGTTCAAAGGCTCTGGATACCTGTTCCACCTCCCCGGCTTTGATATAGGGGGAATTCAAAATATCCCTCAATTCATTTTGCACGGTATTGAAAAGGATTTCATTGTTCCGTGCGAGTTCCCGCACCGCCTTCAATTGTTTAATGGTATTGTTGACTTTGACAATATTGTCCTTCTGTTCCTTTAAAAACTCCACGGTCTTTAGCAGTTCAGAGGTCTGCTTTGCAGATTCCAACAGGGATTTGGTCATGCTGATAAAGTTCGTATTGTCATACACCGGCATTCCCTGGGCCGTAGCACGGCCGGGCAAGGAAATGGCCAAGATCAGAGCGAGTATCAAAGTCTTGGGATTCTTCCAAAGGGTTTGTTTTATTGTTACTCTCATATCATTTTCTTTTGTTG is drawn from Flagellimonas sp. MMG031 and contains these coding sequences:
- the traM gene encoding conjugative transposon protein TraM — protein: MKTQKNKIVFVLVLACMVLFITIYSIVTFGKPKKESLDVGRIPMPDLEDTSVEFETKLEAVEAIKVEKQSTAPQVYPDHMVDDKGYFNPDYMEYEKQRIIDSVFDTNAFTAKKVSVSDAGVMSRLGTVKKVKVDDEKLTMGSPRTETELGLVHQLFFASNPKRNRSDGNLPTTAVAKVYVDGDQTLRDGQRLDLRLAHDYVVDGKRMPGGTRLYGFVKIRPNRVMVELTRLGTTLMDMQAYDAQDGQEGIYVKNHLLGEVVDRSLDEGLGEINVPGVPQFNGIKRIFQRDQRTVKVQISDHYQFFLIPRS
- a CDS encoding conjugal transfer protein TraK, coding for MKTPFKSIVHVLRLNRFVVLGVVIASGLVCMVAMVLVGRIYRESLNGAFVVNGEGEVIPLSWAEQRDHLEVEALAHLEQFHRWFYGVDAGSYEKNMEKALWLGNASVGAVFQQKKADGFYNRLLQYSLVQEVIRIDTELDWDGSSFAFRTQLHIRINRGTVTDTYELVTSGHLIQVERNFPHNPHGLLITDFFENSLRKLETHENTEE
- a CDS encoding conjugal transfer protein encodes the protein MRVTIKQTLWKNPKTLILALILAISLPGRATAQGMPVYDNTNFISMTKSLLESAKQTSELLKTVEFLKEQKDNIVKVNNTIKQLKAVRELARNNEILFNTVQNELRDILNSPYIKAGEVEQVSRAFEQIMDTAIDDLDFVNQILSSDFLKMSDAERTAILMEKKVQSQEMVAELEVKTRRYREIISFRRMQDIINNRETNY